A genomic window from Struthio camelus isolate bStrCam1 chromosome 2, bStrCam1.hap1, whole genome shotgun sequence includes:
- the RBBP8 gene encoding DNA endonuclease RBBP8 isoform X1 translates to MNASGGSCGSPSSAEPTGEFFKELWSKLKECHDKEVQGLQLKISKLKKERCLDAERLEEFYTKNQQLREQQKALHDTIKVLEDRLRAGLCDRCAVTEEHMRKKQQEFENIRQQNLKLITELMNEKNNLQDENKKITEQFQQLQKQLEEQKQQAVELEEGVIPDSPVLTSSFSVVNRMRRKREHRHIRYTEHTHPDFELLESNSEFGKIPACSTQANSHHGEEVLVADTCDPQLSPVPNKQRVGGYPVPRPSFNLAAVVAETIGLAIQEESESQSVLSPPTTNTVMNQDPESLQSEDLRKQPASESTNDDNSLGLSEPSQNSPPGVDWDSQVASPVFGASSSMKSNSSTSHAPCILDSGLKPNLKTIPFNNPSSSRSLNKSRSKSEDVAFVAPLNLGTEINSVISQASVNRQVVVKKNTNEAGPCVGNACTAKSEVIRNDFLLIHHKQLEGRCAKRKKAEDEHTTSEKTSFNKENSMPFRADIQLVNGEHTVDKPLDLSDRFSGVRCQEKKQGSEETCKNRLKQVTLHDVFAQLGKPISQGSPSIQNANSDGCLFGRDLQEEAYVQEAMLGKTFPDNKNQIQMKEEVPPFKIAPLLNTVETEHLFDDMKVASGHVPSRKKTRTGHGESEPASVLQPNPCRLSKNKALQNEQDLKDKSSLENLQWSIDPGADLSQYKMDITVIDTKDGSQSRTGGEGVDMDYTYVSESVLVKTKNQEQNQESSPGAEKKMNDTLTEMFDRTSHEEYESCLAEDSPSASDEKEILHDDEQDKEIAAASKKLKKHEDKQDKTKQKAFVEPYFKSDERKNTVLDFPHIEVIRKKEERRKLLGHTCKECEIYYADIPAEEREKKLASCSRHRFRYILPSTPENFWEVGFPSTQTCVERGYIKEDLAPCQRPKRRQPYAVMFSPKGKEQKT, encoded by the exons ATGAATGCGTCTGGAGGAAGTTGCGGGAGCCCTAGTTCTGCAGAACCTACTGGAGAGTTCTTCAAAGAGCTGTGGTCCAAACTGAAAGAATGTCACGATAAGGAAGTGCAAG gctTACAGCTGAAAATatccaaactgaaaaaagaaagatgctt GGACGCAGAGAGGCTTGAAGAGTTTTACACCAAGAACCAACAGCTCAGAGAGCAGCAAAAAGCACTTCATGACACGATCAAAGTTTTAGAAGACAG ATTAAGGGCAGGATTATGTGATCGCTGTGCTGTAACTGAAGAACATAtgagaaagaaacagcaagagTTTGAAAATATCCGGCAGCAGAATCTTAAACTTATCACTGAGCTTA tgaatgaaaaaaacaacttacaggatgaaaataaaaagataactgAACAATTCCAGCAATTGCAGAAGCAGTTGGA GGAGCAAAAGCAACAAGCAGTTGAATTAGAAGAAGGTGTCATTCCCGATTCTCCAGTTCTGACTTCTTCATTTTCAGTGGTTAATCGgatgagaaggaaaagagagcatAGGCATATCCGATACACAGAACATACACATCCAGATTTTGAACTTCTTGAAAGTAACAGTG AGTTTGGAAAAATTCCAGCGTGTTCCACTCAAGCGAACAGTCACCATGGAGAGGAGGTACTAGTGGCAGACACCTGTGATCCTCAGCTGTCCCCTGTGCCAA ATAAGCAGAGGGTTGGAGGCTATCCTGTTCCAAGACCATCTTTTAACTTGGCTGCAGTTGTGGCAGAAACAATTGGACTTGCTATTCAAGAAGAATCT GAGTCCCAGAGTGTACTGAGTCCTCCTACCACTAATACTGTTATGAACCAGGATCCAGAGAGTTTGCAGTCTGAAGATTTAAGAAAACAGCCAGCTTCTGAATCAACAAATGATGACAACAGTTTAGG TCTTTCAGAGCCATCTCAGAACTCTCCACCAGGTGTTGACTGGGATTCTCAGGTAGCTTCTCCCGTTTTTGGAGCTTCTAGCAGTATGAAGAGCAACTCAAGTACAAGTCATGCCCCTTGTATTTTAGATTCAGGATTGAAGCCTAATCTCAAAACCATCCCCTTCAACAATCCTTCCAGTTCGCGATCTCTTAATAAAAGTAGATCAAAATCTGAAGATGTTGCTTTTGTTGCACCACTTAATCTCGGAACTGAAATCAACTCAGTTATCAGCCAGGCCTCTGTCAATAGGCAAGTGGTTGTGAAAAAGAATACTAATGAGGCTGGACCCTGTGTTGGAAACGCTTGCACAGCTAAAAGTGAGGTGATCAGGAATGATTTCTTACTCATACACCATAAGCAGCTAGAAGGCAGGTGTGCTAAGAGAAAGAAAGCTGAAGATGAGCATACAACTAGTGAAAAAACATCCTTCAACAAAGAGAACTCTATGCCTTTCCGAGCAGACATTCAGCTTGTTAATGGAGAACATACAGTTGATAAACCCTTGGATCTGTCTGATCGCTTCTCTGGAGTTCGTtgccaagagaaaaaacaaggaagTGAGGAAACCTGTAAAAATAGACTGAAACAGGTGACTCTGCATGATGTTTTTGCACAGCTGGGGAAGCCCATTTCTCAGGGTTCACCATCCATTCAAAATGCCAACAGTGACGGTTGTTTGTTTGGCAGAGATTTACAAGAGGAAGCCTATGTACAAGAGGCAATGCTGGGAAAAACATTCCCAGATAACAAAAACCAGATCCAAATGAAAGAAGAAGTCCCTCCCTTCAAAATTGCACCACTGCTAAACACCGTAGAGACAGAGCATCTTTTTGATGATATGAAG GTTGCCAGTGGCCATGTACCAAGTAGAAAGAAGACAAGGACAGGACATGGGGAGTCTGAACCAGCATCTGTACTTCAGCCAAACCCTTGTAGACTATCAAAAAATAAGGCACTACAAAATGAACAAG ACCTTAAAGATAAATCTTCTTTAGAAAACCTTCAGTGGAGCATAGATCCAGGAGCTGACCTTTCACAATACAAAATGGATATCACCGTGATTGATACAAAG GATGGTTCTCAGTCAAGGACTGGAGGGGAAGGTGTTGATATGGATTATACATATGTTAGTGAAAGTGTgctagtaaaaacaaaaaaccaagagCAAAATCAGGAAAGCAGTCCAG gagcagaaaaaaaaatgaacgaTACCTTAACCGAAATGTTTGATCGGACAAGCCATGAAGAATATGAATCCTGCCTAGCAGAAGATAGTCCGTCTGCATctgatgaaaaagaaattcttcatGATGACGAGCAAGATAAAGAAATAGCAGCAGCAAGCAAGAAACTAAAGA AACATGAGGATAAACAAGATAAGACCAAACAGAAAGCTTTTGTGGAACCCTACTTCAAAAGCGATGAAAG aaagaataCTGTGTTAGATTTTCCTCATATTGAGGTCATtcgaaagaaagaagaaagaagaaaattgctgGGCCATACTTGTAAGGAATGTGAAATA TATTATGCAGACATtccagcagaagagagagaaaagaaactagCTTCCTGTTCAAGACACAGATTTCGCTACATTCTTCCAAGTACACCTGAAAATTTCTGGGAGGTTGGATTTCCTTCCACCCAAACCTGTGTGGAAAGAG
- the RBBP8 gene encoding DNA endonuclease RBBP8 isoform X2 produces MNASGGSCGSPSSAEPTGEFFKELWSKLKECHDKEVQGLQLKISKLKKERCLDAERLEEFYTKNQQLREQQKALHDTIKVLEDRLRAGLCDRCAVTEEHMRKKQQEFENIRQQNLKLITELMNEKNNLQDENKKITEQFQQLQKQLEEQKQQAVELEEGVIPDSPVLTSSFSVVNRMRRKREHRHIRYTEHTHPDFELLESNSEFGKIPACSTQANSHHGEEVLVADTCDPQLSPVPNKQRVGGYPVPRPSFNLAAVVAETIGLAIQEESESQSVLSPPTTNTVMNQDPESLQSEDLRKQPASESTNDDNSLGLSEPSQNSPPGVDWDSQVASPVFGASSSMKSNSSTSHAPCILDSGLKPNLKTIPFNNPSSSRSLNKSRSKSEDVAFVAPLNLGTEINSVISQASVNRQVVVKKNTNEAGPCVGNACTAKSEVIRNDFLLIHHKQLEGRCAKRKKAEDEHTTSEKTSFNKENSMPFRADIQLVNGEHTVDKPLDLSDRFSGVRCQEKKQGSEETCKNRLKQVTLHDVFAQLGKPISQGSPSIQNANSDGCLFGRDLQEEAYVQEAMLGKTFPDNKNQIQMKEEVPPFKIAPLLNTVETEHLFDDMKVASGHVPSRKKTRTGHGESEPASVLQPNPCRLSKNKALQNEQDLKDKSSLENLQWSIDPGADLSQYKMDITVIDTKDGSQSRTGGEGVDMDYTYVSESVLVKTKNQEQNQESSPGAEKKMNDTLTEMFDRTSHEEYESCLAEDSPSASDEKEILHDDEQDKEIAAASKKLKKHEDKQDKTKQKAFVEPYFKSDERKNTVLDFPHIEVIRKKEERRKLLGHTCKECEIYYADIPAEEREKKLASCSRHRFRYILPSTPENFWEVGFPSTQTCVERDLFLFF; encoded by the exons ATGAATGCGTCTGGAGGAAGTTGCGGGAGCCCTAGTTCTGCAGAACCTACTGGAGAGTTCTTCAAAGAGCTGTGGTCCAAACTGAAAGAATGTCACGATAAGGAAGTGCAAG gctTACAGCTGAAAATatccaaactgaaaaaagaaagatgctt GGACGCAGAGAGGCTTGAAGAGTTTTACACCAAGAACCAACAGCTCAGAGAGCAGCAAAAAGCACTTCATGACACGATCAAAGTTTTAGAAGACAG ATTAAGGGCAGGATTATGTGATCGCTGTGCTGTAACTGAAGAACATAtgagaaagaaacagcaagagTTTGAAAATATCCGGCAGCAGAATCTTAAACTTATCACTGAGCTTA tgaatgaaaaaaacaacttacaggatgaaaataaaaagataactgAACAATTCCAGCAATTGCAGAAGCAGTTGGA GGAGCAAAAGCAACAAGCAGTTGAATTAGAAGAAGGTGTCATTCCCGATTCTCCAGTTCTGACTTCTTCATTTTCAGTGGTTAATCGgatgagaaggaaaagagagcatAGGCATATCCGATACACAGAACATACACATCCAGATTTTGAACTTCTTGAAAGTAACAGTG AGTTTGGAAAAATTCCAGCGTGTTCCACTCAAGCGAACAGTCACCATGGAGAGGAGGTACTAGTGGCAGACACCTGTGATCCTCAGCTGTCCCCTGTGCCAA ATAAGCAGAGGGTTGGAGGCTATCCTGTTCCAAGACCATCTTTTAACTTGGCTGCAGTTGTGGCAGAAACAATTGGACTTGCTATTCAAGAAGAATCT GAGTCCCAGAGTGTACTGAGTCCTCCTACCACTAATACTGTTATGAACCAGGATCCAGAGAGTTTGCAGTCTGAAGATTTAAGAAAACAGCCAGCTTCTGAATCAACAAATGATGACAACAGTTTAGG TCTTTCAGAGCCATCTCAGAACTCTCCACCAGGTGTTGACTGGGATTCTCAGGTAGCTTCTCCCGTTTTTGGAGCTTCTAGCAGTATGAAGAGCAACTCAAGTACAAGTCATGCCCCTTGTATTTTAGATTCAGGATTGAAGCCTAATCTCAAAACCATCCCCTTCAACAATCCTTCCAGTTCGCGATCTCTTAATAAAAGTAGATCAAAATCTGAAGATGTTGCTTTTGTTGCACCACTTAATCTCGGAACTGAAATCAACTCAGTTATCAGCCAGGCCTCTGTCAATAGGCAAGTGGTTGTGAAAAAGAATACTAATGAGGCTGGACCCTGTGTTGGAAACGCTTGCACAGCTAAAAGTGAGGTGATCAGGAATGATTTCTTACTCATACACCATAAGCAGCTAGAAGGCAGGTGTGCTAAGAGAAAGAAAGCTGAAGATGAGCATACAACTAGTGAAAAAACATCCTTCAACAAAGAGAACTCTATGCCTTTCCGAGCAGACATTCAGCTTGTTAATGGAGAACATACAGTTGATAAACCCTTGGATCTGTCTGATCGCTTCTCTGGAGTTCGTtgccaagagaaaaaacaaggaagTGAGGAAACCTGTAAAAATAGACTGAAACAGGTGACTCTGCATGATGTTTTTGCACAGCTGGGGAAGCCCATTTCTCAGGGTTCACCATCCATTCAAAATGCCAACAGTGACGGTTGTTTGTTTGGCAGAGATTTACAAGAGGAAGCCTATGTACAAGAGGCAATGCTGGGAAAAACATTCCCAGATAACAAAAACCAGATCCAAATGAAAGAAGAAGTCCCTCCCTTCAAAATTGCACCACTGCTAAACACCGTAGAGACAGAGCATCTTTTTGATGATATGAAG GTTGCCAGTGGCCATGTACCAAGTAGAAAGAAGACAAGGACAGGACATGGGGAGTCTGAACCAGCATCTGTACTTCAGCCAAACCCTTGTAGACTATCAAAAAATAAGGCACTACAAAATGAACAAG ACCTTAAAGATAAATCTTCTTTAGAAAACCTTCAGTGGAGCATAGATCCAGGAGCTGACCTTTCACAATACAAAATGGATATCACCGTGATTGATACAAAG GATGGTTCTCAGTCAAGGACTGGAGGGGAAGGTGTTGATATGGATTATACATATGTTAGTGAAAGTGTgctagtaaaaacaaaaaaccaagagCAAAATCAGGAAAGCAGTCCAG gagcagaaaaaaaaatgaacgaTACCTTAACCGAAATGTTTGATCGGACAAGCCATGAAGAATATGAATCCTGCCTAGCAGAAGATAGTCCGTCTGCATctgatgaaaaagaaattcttcatGATGACGAGCAAGATAAAGAAATAGCAGCAGCAAGCAAGAAACTAAAGA AACATGAGGATAAACAAGATAAGACCAAACAGAAAGCTTTTGTGGAACCCTACTTCAAAAGCGATGAAAG aaagaataCTGTGTTAGATTTTCCTCATATTGAGGTCATtcgaaagaaagaagaaagaagaaaattgctgGGCCATACTTGTAAGGAATGTGAAATA TATTATGCAGACATtccagcagaagagagagaaaagaaactagCTTCCTGTTCAAGACACAGATTTCGCTACATTCTTCCAAGTACACCTGAAAATTTCTGGGAGGTTGGATTTCCTTCCACCCAAACCTGTGTGGAAAGAG